A genome region from Armatimonadota bacterium includes the following:
- a CDS encoding type II secretion system F family protein, translated as MPQFNYEAIDTAGKSSSGLITARDVTEAAARVRAMGVYPVQIGAGRVEAGSNGNASATLQTQSGGSVAQVWQSLIAPKAAGAGSRRVGRLQVLLFTREMADLLDAGLPMDRAFSVLINQAEVDSVREMLTAMQSDIRSGKPLSESLAAFPREFSYLYVNMVRAGEVSGQLASVMARLADFMEKEAVRRSQIMAALSYPMVLITVATIAIIFLVMYVIPKLSAVFKDLGAALPLPTQLLLGVSTAVGHYWWAILIVVVGVVVGFRAWVSTGFGRKSFDAFRLSVPLFGKLMRKIISARFARTLGTLLAGGVPILQSMEISAAAVGNVVASDAITTAYSGVRQGETLHTSIEQTGVFLPVVNHMTAVGEETGRLPAMLIRTAETLDFEVDNAMRRLTSMVEPLIVVCMGGFVGFVVLSILLPILQINTLVH; from the coding sequence ATGCCGCAATTCAATTACGAGGCAATAGATACCGCAGGGAAATCGAGTTCCGGGCTCATCACAGCGCGTGATGTTACCGAGGCTGCGGCACGAGTCCGCGCCATGGGCGTCTATCCGGTTCAGATCGGCGCCGGTCGCGTGGAGGCGGGGTCGAACGGCAATGCTTCGGCCACGCTCCAAACGCAGAGCGGTGGCTCGGTTGCGCAGGTTTGGCAGAGCCTGATAGCTCCAAAAGCCGCGGGAGCCGGCAGCCGGCGGGTTGGCCGTCTTCAGGTGCTGCTGTTTACGCGTGAGATGGCGGACCTTCTCGACGCCGGCCTGCCCATGGACCGGGCCTTCTCGGTACTTATAAACCAGGCCGAGGTGGATTCGGTTCGCGAGATGCTCACCGCGATGCAGTCGGATATCCGGAGTGGCAAGCCGCTTTCCGAGTCCCTTGCCGCGTTTCCGCGCGAATTCAGTTACCTCTACGTGAATATGGTGCGCGCCGGTGAGGTCTCGGGCCAGTTGGCGAGTGTGATGGCTCGTCTGGCCGACTTCATGGAGAAGGAGGCGGTTCGGCGAAGCCAGATCATGGCGGCACTCAGTTATCCGATGGTACTGATTACTGTAGCCACTATTGCGATTATTTTCCTGGTGATGTACGTCATTCCAAAACTCAGCGCCGTGTTCAAAGACCTCGGCGCTGCACTGCCGCTTCCAACGCAGCTGCTGCTGGGGGTTTCAACGGCCGTTGGGCACTATTGGTGGGCAATACTGATCGTCGTGGTCGGCGTCGTGGTCGGATTCCGGGCCTGGGTGAGCACCGGTTTCGGCCGAAAATCGTTTGATGCCTTTCGATTGTCGGTACCGCTGTTCGGCAAGCTGATGCGCAAGATCATCTCGGCGCGCTTCGCGCGGACATTGGGGACTCTGTTAGCGGGTGGTGTGCCGATTCTCCAGTCGATGGAGATATCGGCAGCCGCGGTTGGCAATGTTGTGGCCAGCGATGCAATCACGACCGCGTACAGCGGCGTGCGACAGGGTGAGACACTGCACACATCCATCGAGCAAACCGGCGTGTTTCTACCGGTGGTAAATCATATGACCGCGGTCGGCGAGGAGACGGGCAGGCTCCCAGCCATGCTTATCCGAACCGCCGAAACCCTCGACTTCGAGGTTGACAACGCGATGCGGCGACTTACCAGCATGGTTGAGCCGCTGATCGTCGTATGCATGGGCGGATTCGTGGGCTTCGTGGTGCTCTCGATTCTGCTGCCGATTCTGCAGATCAATACGCTGGTCCATTAG
- the gspG gene encoding type II secretion system major pseudopilin GspG — MVRKSAAGFTLIELIVVIVILAIMAAVVIPRVIGRAQDARISSAMSDIKSFDDALDMYKADIGEYPTNDQGLNALLTKSDPKWNGPYLKNQTSIPLDPWGTPYKYQIPGGSGRDYDISSAGPDKQFGTADDIQSWNISGK; from the coding sequence ATGGTGCGCAAGAGCGCAGCGGGCTTTACGCTTATCGAGTTGATCGTTGTCATCGTTATACTTGCGATAATGGCTGCGGTCGTGATACCGCGGGTAATCGGCCGTGCTCAGGATGCCCGCATCTCGAGCGCAATGTCCGATATCAAGTCATTCGATGACGCTCTGGACATGTACAAAGCGGATATCGGTGAGTATCCCACGAACGACCAGGGGCTGAACGCCCTGCTTACCAAATCGGATCCCAAATGGAACGGTCCGTACCTTAAGAATCAGACCAGCATTCCACTCGATCCCTGGGGCACGCCGTACAAGTATCAGATACCGGGTGGCTCCGGACGCGACTACGACATCTCGTCGGCCGGGCCGGACAAGCAGTTCGGCACTGCGGATGACATTCAGAGCTGGAACATCAGCGGCAAGTAG
- a CDS encoding prepilin-type N-terminal cleavage/methylation domain-containing protein, which translates to MMLPLQTRHRLQGGFTLIELICVITIIAVTSAVVVPAYARFMATEQFRAAAATVESTFAGAHARAIQNDAPVVITFDTASQVLQVQSQTTDLPQDGPTALQQFDADWRMQHGGTGGGQQPSTTQSVSSLGQHAAIVQFEAAPDSLMGASMPNSVVFHPDGTSNAAQLALIGPNGQTVRWMLMPATGQLVEAGAE; encoded by the coding sequence GTGATGCTACCGCTCCAGACACGCCATCGCCTGCAGGGCGGCTTTACGCTGATCGAGTTGATCTGCGTAATCACCATAATCGCTGTTACTAGCGCTGTGGTGGTGCCGGCCTACGCCAGATTCATGGCCACGGAGCAGTTTCGGGCCGCTGCCGCCACCGTGGAGAGCACCTTTGCGGGCGCACACGCGCGAGCGATTCAAAACGACGCTCCGGTCGTGATCACCTTTGACACGGCTTCGCAGGTGCTTCAGGTCCAGTCTCAAACCACCGATCTGCCGCAAGACGGTCCTACCGCGCTGCAGCAATTCGATGCAGACTGGCGCATGCAGCATGGCGGAACGGGCGGCGGCCAGCAGCCGTCCACAACGCAGAGCGTGAGTTCGCTGGGCCAACACGCCGCCATTGTGCAGTTCGAGGCTGCGCCCGACTCACTGATGGGCGCCAGCATGCCGAACTCGGTGGTGTTTCATCCCGATGGTACGAGCAATGCCGCTCAGCTGGCGCTGATTGGCCCCAACGGACAAACAGTCCGATGGATGCTGATGCCGGCGACGGGTCAACTGGTTGAGGCCGGGGCCGAATGA
- a CDS encoding type II secretion system protein: MMRRGFTLIEMIVATMLLAIGVCAAMAAISSSVRAQDKARSIQTASLLAAQQLNSAVENIQNISPGSTSGSFAPQHPNYHYNQTIAATSFQDLYQVSVQVMWGSPQNPQERTLATYIRQPPAPGSTQTGSSSGGAGSGGAGGGLQGGGRLGRPGGGGLGGGLRGGGGGGLRGGGGFGAGGGGGLRGGGGFGGGAGGGGLGGGIGGGGGLRGGGGFGGG; this comes from the coding sequence ATGATGCGTCGCGGCTTTACCTTGATCGAGATGATTGTGGCCACCATGTTGCTCGCAATAGGCGTTTGTGCGGCCATGGCCGCGATTTCTTCATCAGTTCGGGCGCAGGACAAAGCCCGCTCGATCCAAACGGCGTCGTTGCTGGCCGCGCAGCAGCTCAACTCGGCGGTTGAAAACATCCAGAACATCAGCCCGGGCTCAACAAGCGGAAGTTTCGCTCCCCAACATCCCAACTACCACTACAACCAGACCATCGCGGCTACGAGTTTCCAGGACCTCTATCAGGTGAGCGTTCAGGTGATGTGGGGTTCGCCCCAGAATCCCCAGGAACGAACCCTGGCTACCTACATTCGCCAGCCACCGGCGCCCGGCAGCACGCAGACCGGATCGTCATCGGGGGGCGCCGGCAGCGGTGGCGCAGGTGGTGGGCTGCAGGGAGGCGGGCGATTGGGACGGCCTGGTGGAGGAGGTTTAGGCGGCGGCCTGCGTGGTGGCGGCGGTGGTGGCCTGCGCGGCGGCGGCGGCTTTGGCGCCGGCGGCGGTGGTGGCCTGCGCGGTGGAGGCGGATTCGGCGGCGGCGCTGGCGGCGGGGGGCTTGGAGGTGGCATCGGAGGCGGCGGTGGACTCCGGGGCGGTGGAGGCTTTGGCGGTGGTTAG
- a CDS encoding prepilin-type N-terminal cleavage/methylation domain-containing protein, which produces MVRAARSGFTLLEAIVAMVMMAVIMTALALAMSVALQAQERSSHDLTDSGSVRAAFNTLTQDFHGATASNSGVSVFVAGGQGGGSSAAAAFGNLVTLTTDSNIVAAPDLTMSAGSINPQQMQNSATMPQTDALVVRYDFDQSRQELIRTVSPVPDLADVETPDTSAQGILCQHVLNISIQYWDLNQLTWRSTWDYEGSLGSDFTATSTGTSTGAGAASGSSSSSSSTSTLPPGQNAAGQDTVLPALVDISMTVADSSGIPHTSETWIPIAVTQPIDRTPGTPPSTSTSGGTGSTGG; this is translated from the coding sequence GTGGTTAGAGCAGCAAGGTCCGGGTTCACGCTGCTAGAGGCCATTGTAGCTATGGTAATGATGGCAGTGATCATGACTGCCCTGGCGCTTGCGATGTCGGTAGCGCTGCAAGCCCAGGAGCGCTCATCGCACGATCTGACGGATTCCGGCTCGGTGCGGGCGGCGTTCAACACACTCACGCAGGATTTTCACGGTGCGACTGCCTCGAATTCCGGCGTCTCCGTCTTCGTAGCGGGAGGGCAGGGCGGAGGCAGCTCGGCCGCGGCAGCTTTCGGCAATTTGGTGACACTTACAACGGATTCCAACATCGTGGCTGCGCCGGACCTTACAATGAGCGCCGGCTCGATCAATCCTCAGCAGATGCAGAACAGCGCGACGATGCCGCAGACGGATGCGCTGGTGGTGCGATACGACTTTGACCAGTCGCGCCAGGAACTGATCCGAACGGTGTCACCCGTGCCGGACCTTGCCGACGTTGAAACCCCGGATACTTCGGCACAGGGCATCCTCTGCCAGCACGTGCTCAACATCTCGATCCAGTATTGGGATTTGAACCAACTGACATGGCGGAGCACCTGGGATTACGAGGGGTCGTTGGGCAGTGACTTTACAGCCACCAGCACGGGCACGAGTACCGGCGCCGGCGCCGCGTCGGGGTCAAGCTCATCATCCAGCAGCACAAGCACCCTGCCACCGGGCCAGAACGCCGCCGGTCAGGATACCGTACTACCGGCCCTGGTCGATATATCGATGACCGTAGCCGACAGCAGCGGCATCCCGCACACGAGCGAGACGTGGATTCCGATCGCGGTGACACAGCCAATCGACCGTACGCCTGGTACGCCGCCCAGCACCAGTACCAGCGGTGGCACGGGGTCAACGGGTGGCTGA
- a CDS encoding general secretion pathway protein GspK: MRQPRFTPLKARGQALIPALFVTMILTVVAIAFATTATREVKSASNFQANNDAYYAARGAVDYAISSLESTSNNGATYGILQPDSSTDANGWMQIGNAWVKVDVIDTGAFIDLNSVSATTLAELPVLQQNQNLISAIVAWRTAAPAAGAAASSSSSSSTGATDPYASYYQTLQPPYQEAQAPYTTVDELLLVEGMTPDLLYTPISGNGGPAGGSMAQSSNGQPATTITRQVAAQGGAGASGGVSAPSSDTNFTDIFSQSTLCMANLFTTDQRELNQSANGTQRVDINTASAQTMESAGIPSATAEAIVRHRGGGGGGAPAGGAKGGAAGGGGAAATTNTYTTIADLLKVPGITPTVMQQIGDMVTTDTGQYRIDKVDVNTAPQEVLAMVPGMTRSLLDAIVQYRQSGQAFQSLGDLFALPSVGSQIGAVIGDLSTRSSTYLVRVKVRTAGSPRTTAYEAMVELRPEGAAILQWRAVGQNPGWTQWVPGPVLPQATIPASSSSGTGSASGSGSSAGGL, translated from the coding sequence ATGCGTCAACCACGTTTCACCCCGCTCAAAGCACGCGGTCAGGCGCTGATACCTGCGCTGTTTGTTACAATGATTCTGACTGTGGTGGCTATAGCCTTTGCAACTACAGCAACCCGTGAGGTCAAATCCGCAAGTAACTTTCAGGCAAACAACGACGCTTACTATGCCGCTCGTGGCGCCGTGGATTACGCGATCAGCTCGCTGGAGTCTACGAGTAACAACGGCGCTACCTATGGCATCCTGCAGCCGGACTCCTCAACCGATGCAAACGGCTGGATGCAGATTGGAAACGCATGGGTGAAGGTGGATGTCATCGACACCGGCGCGTTTATAGATCTCAACTCGGTTTCGGCCACGACGCTCGCGGAACTTCCCGTTTTGCAGCAGAATCAAAACCTGATCTCAGCCATCGTCGCATGGCGGACTGCAGCTCCGGCTGCCGGCGCCGCAGCCAGCTCCAGTTCATCCTCGTCAACGGGCGCCACCGACCCATACGCGAGCTACTACCAAACCTTGCAGCCGCCGTATCAAGAGGCGCAGGCGCCATACACCACGGTGGACGAGCTGTTGTTGGTGGAGGGAATGACGCCAGACTTGCTCTACACGCCGATAAGCGGAAATGGTGGCCCGGCCGGTGGGTCGATGGCGCAGAGCAGTAACGGCCAGCCAGCAACCACAATTACGAGGCAGGTTGCTGCACAAGGTGGCGCCGGCGCCAGCGGTGGAGTTTCCGCGCCAAGTTCCGACACCAACTTTACCGATATCTTTTCGCAAAGCACCCTGTGCATGGCTAATCTGTTCACCACGGACCAGCGAGAACTGAATCAGTCGGCGAACGGCACGCAGCGCGTAGATATCAACACCGCCTCCGCGCAGACCATGGAGAGCGCGGGGATTCCAAGCGCCACGGCTGAGGCGATTGTTCGCCATCGCGGTGGTGGAGGAGGCGGCGCGCCTGCTGGTGGCGCCAAAGGTGGTGCGGCTGGTGGTGGCGGGGCGGCCGCAACCACCAACACCTACACGACGATCGCCGATCTGCTCAAAGTGCCCGGAATAACGCCGACTGTGATGCAGCAGATTGGCGACATGGTGACCACCGATACCGGACAGTATCGGATCGACAAGGTGGATGTGAACACTGCGCCCCAAGAGGTACTGGCCATGGTGCCCGGCATGACCCGTTCACTCCTGGATGCAATCGTACAGTACCGGCAGTCGGGCCAGGCGTTCCAATCTCTCGGCGACCTCTTCGCGCTGCCGTCAGTTGGCTCGCAGATTGGGGCCGTAATCGGCGACTTGAGCACGCGGAGTTCAACTTACCTCGTCCGCGTCAAAGTGCGTACCGCAGGTTCGCCACGCACTACGGCATATGAAGCGATGGTCGAGTTGAGGCCCGAGGGGGCGGCAATTCTTCAGTGGCGCGCCGTGGGACAGAATCCGGGTTGGACGCAATGGGTGCCGGGGCCGGTGCTGCCACAAGCGACGATACCCGCGTCCAGCAGCTCCGGTACCGGCTCCGCAAGCGGCTCCGGCAGCAGCGCAGGCGGCCTCTGA